The following proteins come from a genomic window of Alnus glutinosa chromosome 10, dhAlnGlut1.1, whole genome shotgun sequence:
- the LOC133879879 gene encoding sm-like protein LSM1B: MSTKAWRPWAGAAGAGGTDFYLSISLVSYLDKKVLLLLCDGRCFIGILRSLDQHANAVLEGAFERVVAGHLYCDIPLGVFVVRGDEVILTGELGMEEERLQHMTRVSMAEIKRARKDEREAEDLKRSIRKRVLGFLDLD, translated from the coding sequence ATGTCGACTAAGGCTTGGCGGCCATGGGCAGGGGCCGCAGGGGCAGGGGGGACAGACTTCTACCTCTCTATTTCCCTCGTCAGCTATCTTGACAAGAAAGTTCTTCTGCTGCTCTGCGATGGCCGATGCTTCATTGGCATACTTCGTTCTTTAGATCAGCACGCCAACGCTGTTCTTGAGGGTGCCTTCGAGAGAGTTGTTGCGGGTCATCTTTACTGTGACATCCCTTTGGGTGTGTTCGTGGTCCGTGGAGATGAAGTTATTTTAACTGGCGAGCTGGGGATGGAGGAGGAGCGTCTTCAACATATGACTCGTGTTTCAATGGCAGAAATCAAAAGGGCACGGAAAGATGAGAGGGAGGCTGAAGATCTTAAAAGATCCATAAGAAAAAGAGTACTGGGATTCCTTGATTTGGATTAG